From the Manis javanica isolate MJ-LG chromosome 11, MJ_LKY, whole genome shotgun sequence genome, one window contains:
- the COX8A gene encoding cytochrome c oxidase subunit 8A, mitochondrial, with the protein MSVLAPLLLRGLTGPARRLPVPRAQIHSKPPREQLGTVDVAIGLTSCFLCFLLPSGWVLSHLESYKKRE; encoded by the exons ATGTCGGTGCTGGCGCCGCTGCTGCTGAGGGGCCTGACTGGCCCTGCCCGGCGGCTGCCGGTGCCGCGTGCCCAGATCCATTCCAAGCCGCCGCGGGAGCAGCTCGGGACCGTG GATGTCGCCATTGGGCTCACCTCCTGCTTCCTGTGTTTCCTCCTGCCATCGGGCTGGGTCCTGTCACACCTGGAGAGCTACAAGAAGCGGGAGTGA
- the OTUB1 gene encoding ubiquitin thioesterase OTUB1 — protein MAAEEPQQQKQEPLGSDSEGVNCLAYDEAIMAQQDRIQQEIAVQNPLVSERLELSVLYKEYAEDDNIYQQKIKDLHKKYSYIRKTRPDGNCFYRAFGFSHLEALLDDSKELQRFKAVSAKSKDDLVSQGFTEFTIEDFHNTFMDLIEQVEKQTSVAELLASFNDQSTSDYLVVYLRLLTSGYLQRESKFFEHFIEGGRTVKEFCQQEVEPMCKESDHIHIIALAQALSVSIQVEYMDRGEGGTTNPHVFPEGSEPKVYLLYRPGHYDILYK, from the exons ATGGCGGCGGAGGAGCCTCAGCAGCAGAAGCAGGAGCCGCTGGGCAGTGACTCCGAAG GTGTTAACTGTCTTGCCTATGATGAAGCCATCATGGCTCAGCAGGATCGAATTCAGCAAGAG ATTGCAGTGCAGAACCCTCTTGTCTCAGAGAGGCTGGAGCTCTCCGTCCTGTACAAAGAGTATGCTGAGGATGACAACATCTATCAACAGAAGATCAAG GACCTCCACAAGAAATACTCCTACATCCGCAAGACCAGGCCTGACGGAAACTGCTTCTATCGTGCTTTCGGGTTCTCCCACTTGGAGGCGCTGCTGGATGACAGCAAGGAATTGCAGCG GTTCAAGGCTGTGTCTGCCAAGAGCAAGGACGACCTGGTGTCCCAGGGCTTCACTGAGTTCACAATTGAGGATTTCCACAACACG TTCATGGACCTGATCGAGCAGGTGGAGAAGCAGACCTCAGTAGCTGAGCTGCTGGCCTCCTTCAACGACCAGAGTACCTCGGACTACCTGGTGGTCTACCTGCGGCTGCTCACCTCAGGCTACCTGCAGCGGGAGAGCAAGTTCTTCGAGCACTTCATCGAGGGTGGGCGGACTGTCAAGGAGTTCTGCCAGCAG GAGGTGGAGCCCATGTGCAAGGAGAGTGACCACATCCACATCATCGCGCTGGCCCAGGCCCTCAGTGTCTCCATCCAGGTGGAGTACATGGACCGCGGCGAGGGCGGCACCACTAACCCGCATGTCTTCCCCGAGGGCTCTGAGCCCAAGGTCTACCTTCTCTACCGGCCGGGACACTACGACATCCTCTACAAATAG